In a genomic window of Rubripirellula tenax:
- a CDS encoding co-chaperone GroES gives MGKKKTANAFEHVEPIGDRVLVRKDEPKRETRGGIALPDAAEIPTITGRIVTISAAVENDDELPLRQYDKILFHPKNAIPVDLEHDNQLFVVPVDDIVAVFRRSPSPDAE, from the coding sequence ATGGGAAAGAAGAAGACCGCCAACGCGTTTGAACACGTCGAACCAATCGGCGACCGCGTTCTCGTTCGCAAGGACGAACCGAAACGCGAGACGCGAGGCGGTATCGCATTGCCCGATGCAGCCGAGATCCCGACGATTACGGGACGCATCGTCACTATCAGTGCGGCCGTTGAGAACGACGACGAATTGCCGCTGCGCCAGTACGACAAGATCCTGTTTCACCCCAAAAATGCGATCCCCGTCGACCTGGAACACGACAACCAATTGTTCGTCGTCCCCGTCGATGACATTGTCGCAGTGTTCCGACGTTCACCATCGCCGGATGCCGAATAG
- a CDS encoding dockerin type I domain-containing protein has protein sequence MMIAEGDSFSLSIPVSTAGLVGDATALIDWGDGTTSTGTVTGGNATGNIKIVLDYSLDSSGFFGNSASDPRRVKLQQAADAIVSRFTDTLDAVTPKQFVTVKPRIFHPSQGSPAKVEGDLFALPENPTIAANTIIVYAGARDLPAGTAGVGGGASISFSRTCIPGAQCNEAIANQNAIFSRGEPGVLASPATDIAPLYASISFDAPRKSLYYVGDDPSEIPIDGLDFLSIATHELAHALGFGTSDSWNTVTTSGSFAGTNAKAAYVGSGNVPLAPQHWAESVPAGQPSLMGPVIVGNARTAFSILDFAAMDDIGWDVVDLSATAAGNHVYADDGDYTISVTISGAVQGDIVYQDIRTVRVDNVAPTLTVVGNRTETVNQPFSIENIGTFIDPGFSNPSSNPATVEEFPFTIDWGDGTIDSGTATVDQLGGRDGTVTEGSFDGSHTYTTTGNKTVTVRVTDDNNGASEKMFTITVSEPPELILELDIPAIDEDQGADAATLTVRRTGAAPTTDQTITLSSSDIGEATVPATVVIPAGQTSATVSVAAVDDALLDGVQSVTISATGSGVSGGSVDVQVRDAESLSASFTGESTNEAGTPAIFFVLTRSNTDVDEAITVSVVGVNTTQLDLATSIELPAGVREVRLPVQPIDDDLPERSIRFDLTFSATNYDSASASFTLLDNEPAKFQNPVDRFDVSNGEGVTARDVLLVINQLARQTTPDLDPVNDSPGESFFDVNGDYQVTALDALQIINQLPRLVDEGSENLEAENLGSVSTEAVDHIFQSGDIFQAVASDWDLDDRDGEIRLF, from the coding sequence ATGATGATCGCAGAGGGCGATTCGTTTTCGCTCAGTATTCCCGTTTCAACGGCCGGACTCGTCGGCGATGCCACGGCTCTGATTGACTGGGGCGATGGGACGACGTCCACCGGGACGGTCACAGGCGGCAACGCGACGGGCAACATCAAAATTGTTCTCGACTATTCGCTAGATTCATCGGGTTTCTTCGGTAACAGCGCCAGTGACCCTCGCCGGGTGAAGCTTCAGCAGGCAGCCGACGCCATCGTGTCTCGTTTTACCGACACGCTGGATGCCGTCACCCCGAAGCAGTTCGTGACGGTAAAGCCGAGAATTTTTCATCCGTCGCAAGGGTCTCCCGCAAAGGTCGAAGGCGATCTGTTCGCTTTACCCGAGAATCCGACGATCGCAGCGAACACGATCATTGTTTACGCCGGCGCTAGAGACCTTCCGGCGGGCACGGCCGGTGTCGGCGGAGGAGCCTCGATCAGCTTCAGCCGGACGTGCATTCCCGGTGCCCAATGCAACGAAGCGATCGCCAACCAAAACGCCATTTTCAGCCGCGGTGAACCGGGCGTGCTAGCGTCACCGGCAACCGACATCGCACCGCTGTACGCGTCGATCAGCTTTGATGCGCCCAGGAAGTCGCTGTACTACGTCGGTGACGATCCCAGTGAGATCCCCATCGACGGTCTCGATTTCCTCAGCATCGCGACCCACGAATTGGCACACGCACTCGGTTTCGGAACGTCCGATTCCTGGAACACCGTCACCACGAGTGGTTCGTTCGCAGGAACGAACGCCAAAGCCGCCTACGTCGGTTCGGGGAACGTCCCTCTGGCGCCACAGCACTGGGCCGAATCCGTTCCCGCCGGCCAGCCTTCGTTGATGGGCCCCGTTATCGTCGGCAATGCGCGGACCGCATTTTCGATTCTGGATTTTGCAGCGATGGACGACATCGGTTGGGACGTGGTCGATCTTTCGGCAACCGCGGCCGGGAATCACGTTTACGCCGACGACGGAGACTACACGATCTCGGTGACGATATCCGGTGCGGTCCAAGGAGACATCGTTTACCAGGACATCCGCACCGTCAGAGTCGACAACGTCGCGCCGACATTGACGGTCGTTGGCAATCGGACCGAAACCGTTAATCAGCCGTTCTCGATCGAAAACATCGGCACATTCATTGATCCAGGCTTCTCAAATCCCAGTAGCAACCCCGCCACTGTCGAGGAATTTCCTTTCACGATCGATTGGGGCGACGGGACGATCGACTCGGGAACCGCAACGGTCGATCAACTTGGTGGGCGTGACGGAACCGTCACCGAAGGTTCGTTCGACGGCAGCCACACCTACACGACCACCGGAAACAAGACGGTGACGGTGCGAGTCACCGACGACAACAATGGTGCAAGCGAAAAGATGTTCACGATCACGGTGAGCGAACCGCCCGAACTGATCCTAGAACTTGACATCCCGGCGATTGACGAAGACCAGGGCGCAGACGCGGCAACATTGACCGTCCGTCGTACCGGAGCGGCGCCGACAACCGACCAAACGATCACGTTGTCATCCAGCGACATCGGTGAAGCGACTGTTCCCGCAACCGTCGTGATCCCTGCGGGCCAAACGTCGGCTACCGTTTCTGTGGCGGCCGTCGACGATGCACTTTTGGACGGCGTCCAGTCCGTCACGATCTCGGCGACCGGCAGTGGCGTCAGCGGAGGCTCGGTCGATGTCCAGGTCCGGGATGCCGAGTCGCTCAGCGCCAGCTTCACCGGCGAATCGACGAACGAGGCAGGAACGCCAGCGATCTTTTTCGTTTTGACGCGATCCAACACCGACGTCGACGAAGCGATCACCGTGAGCGTCGTCGGCGTTAACACGACTCAATTGGATCTAGCCACGTCAATCGAACTGCCTGCCGGCGTACGCGAAGTTCGACTGCCCGTGCAACCGATCGACGATGACTTGCCCGAACGGTCGATCCGATTTGATTTGACGTTCTCGGCCACGAATTACGACTCGGCGTCGGCATCGTTCACGCTGCTTGACAACGAGCCTGCAAAATTCCAAAACCCGGTCGATCGTTTTGATGTTTCCAACGGCGAGGGCGTCACCGCTCGCGACGTTCTGCTGGTGATCAACCAATTGGCGCGACAAACCACACCCGACTTAGATCCGGTGAACGATTCGCCGGGAGAGTCGTTTTTTGACGTCAACGGCGACTATCAAGTCACGGCGTTGGACGCGCTGCAGATCATCAACCAGTTACCGCGATTGGTAGACGAAGGTTCTGAAAATCTAGAAGCTGAAAATCTCGGATCGGTTTCGACAGAAGCGGTCGATCACATTTTTCAATCGGGCGACATTTTTCAAGCGGTTGCGTCAGACTGGGATCTTGACGACCGCGACGGGGAAATTCGGTTGTTTTAG